A single Blastococcus sp. Marseille-P5729 DNA region contains:
- a CDS encoding acVLRF1 family peptidyl-tRNA hydrolase: MSREVVVSPERLAVWFAGFTRRNGDVVAIREADDETIVTTDRGGRAQIRGRRLAAADVDALCAQLLPPASAAVLLIRRGGYAIARAACAGAGHHVLASKTGRRYVQGRTAAGGQSQQRYARRRGNQADALVGEAADAARRVLGDRPDSVDLLVTGGDSRLVDDLLRRPPLTALTWVQRRHIDVGEPRRAAVDHALRLARSVRIQVSNADCEEQQ; this comes from the coding sequence GTGAGCCGCGAGGTCGTCGTCTCCCCGGAGCGGCTCGCGGTGTGGTTCGCGGGATTCACGCGGCGCAACGGCGACGTGGTCGCGATCCGAGAGGCGGACGACGAGACGATCGTGACCACCGACCGCGGAGGGCGGGCGCAGATCCGCGGACGGCGTCTGGCTGCTGCGGACGTCGATGCGCTGTGCGCGCAGCTGCTGCCGCCGGCGAGCGCGGCGGTGCTGCTGATCCGGCGCGGTGGCTATGCGATCGCGCGGGCGGCGTGTGCCGGGGCGGGACACCACGTGCTGGCCAGCAAGACCGGACGGCGCTACGTGCAGGGCCGTACCGCGGCCGGCGGGCAGAGCCAACAGCGATACGCCCGCCGCCGCGGCAACCAGGCGGACGCCTTGGTCGGCGAGGCCGCTGACGCCGCCCGGCGGGTGCTCGGAGACCGTCCCGACAGCGTCGATCTGCTGGTGACCGGAGGCGATTCGCGGCTGGTCGACGACCTGCTGCGCCGGCCGCCGCTCACCGCACTCACCTGGGTGCAGCGGCGGCACATCGACGTCGGCGAGCCGCGGCGGGCCGCCGTCGACCATGCGCTGCGCCTAGCACGATCGGTGCGTATCCAGGTGAGCAATGCCGACTGTGAGGAGCAACAGTGA
- a CDS encoding 5-carboxymethyl-2-hydroxymuconate Delta-isomerase, whose product MPHVRINYSSNLPGFDAGLVIDRVVRALVDTGDFKEASIKARAYRADVFEIGLSSHGRGFVDAAIKVMPGRSDEAKAKVAELVCETIKSCGSWPKDVEVQISADVTDLSPAYSKTVVGSSAS is encoded by the coding sequence ATGCCCCACGTCCGAATCAACTACTCCTCGAACCTGCCGGGGTTCGATGCCGGCCTGGTGATCGACCGCGTCGTCCGGGCACTGGTGGACACCGGGGACTTCAAGGAAGCGAGCATCAAGGCTCGTGCGTATCGCGCGGACGTGTTCGAGATCGGTCTGTCCTCCCACGGACGCGGGTTCGTCGACGCTGCGATCAAGGTGATGCCGGGCCGCTCCGACGAGGCGAAGGCGAAGGTCGCCGAGCTCGTCTGCGAGACGATCAAGAGCTGCGGGTCATGGCCGAAGGACGTCGAGGTGCAGATCAGCGCCGACGTGACCGACCTCAGCCCGGCATACTCCAAGACCGTCGTCGGATCGTCGGCGAGCTGA
- a CDS encoding MATE family efflux transporter, with protein MPTRSDPDVKQVIGLALPALVVLAAEPIYVLVDTAVIGHLGALPLASMAIGGTVLAQVSGQLNFLAYGTTARAARRHGAGDRPGAVREGANATLLALIIGAALIVLVQLLAWPIARLIGGADSPALAGAVEWMRIAILGAPGILVALAGNGWLRGLQRVREPTVYVVVGFGLCVVLLPLFVYGFGWGLAGSALANVIAQWLTGGLFLRALLREGVSLRPDRAVIAGQLRTGRDLFIRTLALQGSFVLAAALCSRMGPEVLGAHQIGLQLFMLTALALDAVAVAAQALVGEALGRDDPRLARRTAALCGRVGLFAGVLFAAVLLALRPWGPLLFTSDAGVLEQAGVMWWWLAGMQLVAGVLFALDGVLMGANDVAILRTITIVAHAAVYAPLSWLAYQSGWGIGGIWFGLTTSLAVRLLLGGLRVRGDRWLAAGAT; from the coding sequence GTGCCGACCCGTTCCGATCCCGATGTCAAGCAGGTGATCGGGCTGGCGCTGCCCGCCTTGGTAGTGCTCGCAGCGGAGCCGATTTACGTCCTGGTCGACACCGCCGTGATCGGCCATCTGGGCGCGCTGCCGCTGGCCTCTATGGCGATCGGGGGGACCGTGCTGGCCCAGGTCTCGGGTCAGCTGAACTTCCTCGCCTACGGCACGACAGCTCGCGCCGCCCGCCGGCACGGGGCCGGCGACCGGCCGGGCGCGGTTCGTGAGGGCGCGAACGCGACACTGCTGGCGCTCATCATCGGAGCCGCGCTGATCGTGCTCGTGCAGCTGCTGGCCTGGCCGATCGCCCGGCTGATCGGCGGCGCCGACTCGCCGGCGCTGGCGGGAGCGGTGGAGTGGATGCGGATCGCGATCCTCGGCGCACCGGGGATCCTGGTGGCGCTGGCCGGCAACGGGTGGCTGCGCGGGCTGCAGCGGGTCCGCGAGCCCACCGTGTACGTTGTGGTCGGCTTTGGCCTGTGCGTCGTCCTGCTCCCGCTGTTCGTCTATGGGTTCGGCTGGGGGCTGGCGGGTTCGGCGCTGGCGAACGTGATCGCCCAATGGCTGACTGGCGGGTTGTTCCTACGAGCGCTGCTGCGTGAGGGCGTGTCGTTGCGCCCCGACCGCGCCGTGATAGCCGGGCAGCTGCGCACCGGACGCGACCTGTTCATCCGTACCCTCGCGTTGCAGGGTTCGTTCGTGCTCGCGGCCGCGCTGTGCTCCCGGATGGGGCCGGAGGTGCTCGGGGCGCACCAGATCGGCCTACAGCTGTTCATGCTCACTGCGCTCGCCCTGGACGCTGTCGCGGTCGCGGCGCAGGCCCTGGTCGGTGAGGCGCTCGGGCGCGACGACCCACGGCTGGCCCGGCGCACGGCAGCGCTCTGTGGCCGGGTCGGCCTGTTTGCGGGGGTGCTGTTCGCGGCCGTGCTGCTGGCCCTCCGGCCGTGGGGTCCGTTGCTGTTCACCTCGGACGCGGGCGTTCTGGAGCAGGCGGGGGTGATGTGGTGGTGGCTCGCCGGGATGCAGCTCGTGGCGGGGGTCTTGTTCGCGCTCGATGGCGTGCTGATGGGGGCCAATGACGTCGCGATCCTGCGCACGATCACCATCGTGGCGCACGCCGCCGTCTACGCGCCGCTGTCCTGGCTGGCGTACCAGTCCGGCTGGGGGATCGGCGGAATCTGGTTCGGCCTGACGACCTCGTTGGCGGTGCGGTTGCTCCTCGGCGGGCTGCGGGTGAGAGGTGATCGGTGGCTCGCTGCCGGGGCTACCTGA
- the rbfA gene encoding 30S ribosome-binding factor RbfA, translated as MADEARARRLAVRIREIVADTLERQVKDPRLGMVTITGSRLTSDLRDATVFYTVYGSDEEKLASAAALESAKGVLRSTVGKRTGIKFTPTLSFVADEVPEHAATIDDLLAKARAADSELARSREGKAYAGEEDPYRHDDDEDDATA; from the coding sequence ATGGCCGATGAAGCTCGCGCCCGCCGACTGGCGGTGCGCATCCGGGAGATCGTCGCCGACACCCTCGAGCGGCAGGTCAAGGATCCGCGGCTCGGCATGGTGACGATCACCGGCAGCAGGCTCACCTCGGATCTGCGCGACGCGACGGTGTTCTACACCGTCTACGGCAGCGACGAGGAGAAGCTTGCCTCGGCGGCGGCTCTCGAGTCCGCCAAGGGTGTGCTGCGCAGCACGGTCGGCAAGCGCACCGGCATCAAGTTCACGCCCACGCTGAGCTTCGTGGCCGACGAGGTGCCGGAGCACGCCGCGACCATCGACGACCTGCTGGCCAAGGCGCGGGCGGCCGACTCCGAGCTCGCGCGTTCCCGCGAGGGCAAGGCGTACGCCGGCGAGGAGGATCCCTACCGGCACGACGACGACGAGGACGACGCGACCGCGTGA
- a CDS encoding TRM11 family methyltransferase yields the protein MSEYALLVTPSANRVYSGDAPRLLAAELDVTARALGLGDPSVRVVQLAGIDHVVLRADDEPRLAALAGSASAAYALYAREGDLLRPVPMPRPVAFTDDLVTIQKYTGKTNEQLTALLTNVTIAASARPHLLLGGRGRLLDPVCGRGTTLNLALLRGFDAFGVDVDRRDVEAYSTFLKTWARTHRLPHTHSYAPVRRHKKTIAHRLDVELFVDRAAQKAGRGQSVSVAVADTTAASQFFTVGSMDAIVGDLPYGVAHGSHRGHDLSRRADELVADAMPSWAAMLRPGGAIGLSFNTKTLRREQVEGQCIRAGLAVAPYGDVFEHRVDSSITRDLVVAVRPAGP from the coding sequence GTGAGCGAGTACGCGCTGTTGGTCACGCCGTCGGCCAACCGGGTCTACTCAGGTGACGCGCCGCGGCTGCTGGCCGCCGAGCTCGACGTCACGGCGCGTGCCCTGGGGCTCGGTGATCCCTCGGTGCGAGTCGTGCAGCTCGCCGGGATCGACCACGTCGTGCTGCGCGCGGACGACGAGCCCCGGCTGGCCGCCCTGGCCGGATCGGCGTCCGCCGCGTATGCGCTGTATGCGCGCGAGGGCGATCTGCTGCGGCCGGTGCCCATGCCGCGGCCGGTGGCCTTCACCGACGACCTGGTGACGATCCAGAAGTACACCGGGAAGACCAACGAGCAGCTCACCGCGCTGCTGACGAACGTCACGATCGCGGCGTCCGCGCGCCCGCACCTGCTGCTCGGCGGTCGCGGGCGGCTGCTGGACCCGGTGTGTGGCCGCGGCACCACGCTGAACCTGGCGCTGCTGCGCGGGTTCGATGCCTTCGGTGTCGACGTGGACCGGCGCGACGTCGAGGCCTACTCGACGTTCCTCAAGACCTGGGCGCGCACCCACCGGCTGCCACATACGCACTCGTACGCGCCGGTCCGGCGGCACAAGAAGACGATCGCCCACCGACTCGACGTCGAGCTGTTCGTGGACCGCGCTGCGCAGAAGGCCGGGCGTGGGCAGTCGGTGTCGGTGGCGGTGGCCGACACGACCGCCGCATCGCAGTTCTTCACGGTGGGATCGATGGACGCCATCGTCGGCGACCTGCCGTACGGCGTCGCGCACGGCTCGCACCGCGGCCACGACCTCAGCCGCCGTGCTGACGAGCTCGTAGCCGACGCGATGCCGAGCTGGGCCGCGATGCTGCGTCCGGGCGGGGCGATCGGCCTGTCGTTCAACACCAAGACGCTACGCCGTGAGCAGGTCGAGGGTCAGTGCATCCGGGCCGGTCTGGCCGTCGCGCCGTACGGCGATGTCTTTGAGCACCGCGTCGACTCCTCGATTACCCGAGACCTCGTGGTCGCCGTCCGACCGGCCGGGCCGTGA
- the rimP gene encoding ribosome maturation factor RimP has protein sequence MTRRPTGAGSRETDRRQHELEVQVRPVVEGAGFDLEALTVTQAGRRSVVRVIVDSDAGVSLDDIATLSRAVSQELDAGDDGFGSQPYTLEVTSPGVDRPLTDQRHWRRAVGRLVEWVDDGRKVQGRVVKVAGDVVTLDIGGTTREHQRETVSPARVQVEFSKPDGGKEQRS, from the coding sequence ATGACGAGACGCCCTACAGGTGCAGGATCCCGGGAAACCGACCGCCGTCAGCACGAGCTCGAGGTGCAGGTGCGGCCCGTGGTCGAGGGAGCCGGTTTCGATCTCGAGGCGCTGACCGTCACCCAGGCCGGGCGCCGCAGCGTGGTGCGCGTCATCGTCGACTCGGACGCCGGGGTCAGCCTCGACGACATCGCCACGCTCAGCCGCGCGGTCTCGCAGGAGCTCGATGCCGGTGACGACGGGTTCGGCTCCCAGCCCTACACCCTGGAGGTGACCTCGCCAGGGGTGGATCGACCGCTGACCGACCAGCGGCACTGGCGACGGGCGGTCGGACGCCTGGTCGAATGGGTCGACGACGGACGCAAGGTCCAAGGGCGGGTGGTGAAGGTGGCTGGCGACGTCGTCACCCTCGACATCGGCGGCACCACCCGAGAGCACCAGCGCGAGACGGTCTCGCCGGCGAGGGTGCAGGTCGAGTTCAGCAAGCCGGACGGCGGCAAGGAGCAGAGATCGTGA
- the infB gene encoding translation initiation factor IF-2, which yields MPGRPAPGLSRPGQGGGGRPAPGGGGRPGGGGFRPGGGGGRPGGRGRGGGTAGAFGRGGRGPVRGRKSKKQRRQEFDQMDAPTIGGVQVPRGDGSTIRLSRGASLTDLAEKINASPASLVTALFHLGEMVTATQSVNDDTLELLGAELNFKIEVVSPEDEDRELLDDFDITFGEDADSENLAPRPPVVTVMGHVDHGKTKLLDALRQADVAAGESGGITQHIGAYQVRTEHEGADRAITFIDTPGHEAFTAMRARGAQTTDIVILVVAADDGVMPQTVEAINHAQAADVPIVVAVNKIDKEGANPDKIRSQLTEYNLVAEDYGGETMFVNISALKREGLDQLLEAVLLTADASLELEADPDMEAQGVAIEAHLDRGRGSVATVIVQRGTLRVGDSIVAGDAHGRVRAMIDDQGENVTEAGPSTPVQVFGFTSVPGAGDTFLVVDEDRVARQIAERRQARERNAQLAKSRRRITLEDLNKALEEGKVESLNLILKGDNSGTVEALEDSLLKIEVGDEVSLRIIHRGVGAITESDIDLATASDAVVLGFNVRTQGKATERANREGVDVRFYSIIYQAIEDIENALKGMLKPEFEEVELGTAEIRAIFRSSKFGNIAGCMVQSGVIRRNAKARLIRDGAVAADNLTIASLRREKDDATEVREGFECGISLGSFNDIKEGDIIETFEMREKPRS from the coding sequence ATGCCCGGTCGCCCCGCGCCCGGTCTGAGCCGGCCGGGCCAGGGTGGCGGTGGCCGTCCCGCCCCCGGCGGCGGCGGCCGCCCCGGTGGCGGTGGATTCCGACCGGGTGGCGGCGGTGGCCGTCCGGGCGGCCGCGGTCGCGGTGGCGGTACCGCCGGAGCCTTCGGCCGTGGCGGCCGCGGGCCGGTGCGTGGCCGGAAGAGCAAGAAGCAGCGCAGACAAGAGTTCGACCAGATGGACGCGCCGACGATCGGCGGCGTCCAGGTCCCACGCGGCGACGGGTCGACGATCCGGCTGTCGCGCGGTGCCTCACTGACCGATCTCGCCGAGAAGATCAACGCCTCGCCGGCGTCGCTGGTGACGGCGCTGTTCCACCTCGGAGAGATGGTCACCGCGACCCAGTCGGTCAACGACGACACCCTCGAGCTGCTCGGCGCCGAGCTGAACTTCAAGATCGAGGTCGTCTCCCCGGAGGACGAGGACCGCGAGCTGCTCGACGACTTCGACATCACCTTCGGTGAGGACGCCGACAGCGAGAACCTCGCTCCGCGTCCGCCGGTCGTCACAGTCATGGGCCACGTCGACCACGGCAAGACCAAGCTGCTTGATGCCCTCCGGCAGGCCGACGTCGCCGCCGGCGAGTCCGGCGGGATCACCCAGCACATCGGCGCGTACCAGGTGCGCACCGAGCACGAGGGCGCCGATCGGGCGATCACCTTCATCGACACCCCCGGCCACGAGGCGTTCACCGCCATGCGTGCCCGCGGTGCGCAGACGACCGACATCGTCATCCTGGTCGTCGCCGCCGACGACGGCGTTATGCCGCAGACGGTCGAGGCGATCAACCACGCGCAGGCCGCGGACGTGCCGATCGTCGTCGCGGTGAACAAGATCGACAAGGAGGGGGCCAACCCCGACAAGATCCGCTCCCAGCTCACCGAGTACAACCTGGTGGCCGAGGACTATGGCGGCGAGACGATGTTCGTCAACATCTCGGCACTGAAGCGCGAAGGCCTGGATCAGCTGCTCGAGGCCGTTCTGCTGACCGCAGACGCGTCGCTGGAGCTGGAGGCCGATCCGGACATGGAGGCTCAGGGCGTGGCCATCGAGGCGCACCTGGACCGCGGCCGCGGCTCGGTCGCCACGGTCATCGTCCAGCGCGGCACGCTGCGCGTGGGCGACTCGATCGTCGCCGGCGATGCGCATGGCCGGGTCCGCGCGATGATCGACGATCAGGGCGAGAACGTGACCGAGGCCGGGCCGTCCACCCCGGTGCAGGTGTTCGGCTTCACCTCGGTGCCGGGCGCCGGTGACACCTTCCTCGTCGTCGACGAGGATCGGGTCGCCCGCCAGATCGCCGAGCGCCGCCAGGCCCGCGAGCGCAACGCCCAATTGGCGAAGTCGCGTCGCCGCATCACCCTCGAGGACCTCAACAAGGCTCTGGAGGAGGGCAAGGTCGAGAGCCTGAACCTGATCCTGAAGGGCGACAACTCCGGCACCGTCGAAGCGCTGGAGGACTCGCTGCTGAAGATCGAGGTCGGCGACGAGGTCTCGCTACGCATCATCCACCGTGGTGTCGGCGCGATCACCGAGTCCGACATCGACCTCGCGACGGCGTCCGACGCGGTCGTGCTCGGGTTCAACGTCCGCACGCAGGGCAAGGCCACCGAGCGGGCGAACCGCGAGGGCGTCGACGTCCGGTTCTACTCGATCATCTACCAGGCGATCGAGGACATCGAGAACGCGCTCAAGGGCATGCTCAAGCCGGAGTTCGAGGAGGTCGAGCTCGGCACTGCCGAGATCCGCGCCATCTTCCGCTCCAGCAAGTTCGGCAACATCGCCGGTTGCATGGTGCAGTCGGGCGTCATCCGCCGCAATGCAAAGGCGCGGCTCATCCGCGACGGCGCGGTGGCGGCTGACAATCTGACGATCGCATCGCTGCGCCGCGAGAAGGACGACGCGACCGAGGTCCGTGAGGGCTTCGAGTGCGGTATCAGCCTTGGGTCGTTCAACGACATCAAGGAGGGCGACATCATCGAGACCTTCGAGATGCGCGAGAAGCCGCGCAGCTGA
- a CDS encoding serine/threonine-protein kinase, translating to MTAPDRADLWLPTAARSDEYVGPYRIIRKAGSGGMGVVYLAVDADERPVALKVLREHIADDPHARARLRRELQTMRRVRDRNIADVIDADLEAARPYIVTEFVRGPQLDHYVDEVGPLGREGLMTLGRGLISALSAIHAVGVVHRDLKPGNVLLEGHRPVVIDFGIAQLADDVRLTVTGLFVGTPGYVAPETVYGDPATPATDWYAWAAVMAYAATGSSPSGKGPVEAVLDRIRRGELRLDTVDADLRPLLADCLAVRPADRPSEAEIRGRFGRYAAGGSTAVARSTPPPGDLTPSPSPAPQRPAAQPARTAVLPATTTGRPPVSRPAPPLRRPEEPTGEQPRPVKRSRAREAVTARRVSTTAPVLACAALVVAAAMSMPIAATILLFLLLTTARTIESFMTGLRWREEVSSSRRRAVTMQVIASPVSALSSAAGAFVTMLLPLLTAAGVTYVARELLPRYASSTGYTGNLSVGIGAGVGLLILWFGPGGLRNRRAAHAALRALAPSQNAVLALTAAIMIAVAAILLVVWRYPVIDWWPLKQPPTRGL from the coding sequence ATGACCGCACCCGACCGCGCCGACCTCTGGCTGCCGACGGCAGCCCGGAGCGACGAGTACGTCGGGCCCTACCGCATCATCCGCAAAGCCGGCTCGGGTGGCATGGGCGTGGTCTACCTCGCGGTCGACGCCGACGAGCGGCCCGTGGCATTGAAAGTGCTGCGCGAGCACATCGCTGACGACCCGCACGCGCGCGCCCGGCTCCGGCGCGAGCTGCAGACGATGCGGCGGGTGCGCGATCGCAACATCGCTGACGTCATCGACGCCGATCTCGAGGCCGCGCGCCCGTACATCGTCACCGAGTTCGTGCGCGGTCCCCAGCTCGACCACTATGTCGACGAGGTCGGCCCGCTCGGCCGCGAGGGGCTCATGACCCTCGGCCGCGGGCTGATCAGCGCGTTGAGCGCCATCCATGCTGTAGGCGTCGTCCACCGCGACCTGAAGCCCGGCAACGTCCTGCTCGAGGGGCACCGTCCCGTCGTGATCGACTTCGGCATCGCCCAGCTGGCGGACGACGTCCGCCTCACGGTCACCGGTCTATTCGTCGGGACGCCGGGCTATGTCGCACCGGAGACCGTGTACGGCGATCCAGCGACCCCCGCGACGGACTGGTATGCCTGGGCGGCGGTCATGGCGTACGCGGCGACCGGCAGCTCGCCGTCTGGGAAGGGCCCGGTCGAGGCGGTGCTGGACCGCATCCGGCGCGGCGAGCTGCGCCTGGACACCGTGGACGCCGACCTGCGGCCGCTGCTGGCCGACTGTCTGGCGGTCCGGCCCGCCGACCGGCCGTCGGAGGCGGAGATCCGCGGGCGGTTCGGGCGGTATGCCGCGGGCGGCAGCACCGCGGTCGCCCGGTCGACCCCACCGCCCGGCGACCTCACGCCGTCGCCGTCCCCTGCGCCTCAGCGACCTGCTGCGCAGCCCGCCCGCACCGCGGTACTCCCGGCCACTACCACCGGGCGTCCTCCGGTGAGCAGGCCCGCGCCGCCGCTGCGCCGCCCCGAGGAACCAACCGGCGAGCAGCCGCGACCGGTCAAGCGCTCCCGCGCGCGAGAGGCGGTCACCGCGCGCAGGGTGTCCACGACTGCGCCGGTACTGGCCTGCGCCGCGCTGGTCGTCGCGGCCGCTATGTCGATGCCGATCGCGGCAACCATCCTGCTGTTTCTGCTGCTGACGACGGCCCGGACGATCGAGTCGTTCATGACGGGTCTGCGGTGGCGCGAGGAGGTCAGCAGCAGCCGCCGGCGAGCGGTCACGATGCAGGTCATCGCGAGCCCCGTCAGCGCCCTGTCGTCAGCGGCCGGTGCCTTCGTCACGATGCTGCTGCCGCTGCTCACCGCCGCCGGCGTCACCTACGTGGCGCGCGAGCTGTTGCCGAGGTACGCCAGCTCCACCGGCTATACCGGGAACCTCTCGGTAGGTATCGGCGCCGGTGTGGGTCTGCTCATCCTCTGGTTCGGCCCTGGCGGTCTTCGCAACCGGCGGGCCGCCCACGCGGCGCTGCGCGCCCTCGCGCCCAGCCAGAACGCCGTCCTGGCGCTGACGGCGGCCATCATGATCGCGGTCGCCGCGATCCTCCTCGTCGTCTGGCGCTACCCGGTGATCGACTGGTGGCCGCTGAAGCAGCCACCCACCCGAGGACTGTGA
- a CDS encoding ferritin-like domain-containing protein, whose product MSDDVSALQDALAGVHATIWAYGEIGATVSDQHLAAVAAADNAYRGLRGQLEDVVRGLGEQPVASQPGYTLPMPVADDLSALHAAAALEDAMCAHWRYCSGRVDAVPIRTFCIDALTSAAGAAVRWRQTAGVPLSVPAFPGLA is encoded by the coding sequence GTGAGCGACGACGTCTCCGCGCTGCAGGATGCCCTCGCCGGCGTCCACGCGACCATCTGGGCGTACGGCGAGATCGGCGCGACGGTCAGCGACCAGCACCTCGCCGCGGTGGCGGCGGCGGACAACGCCTACCGCGGGCTACGCGGCCAGCTCGAGGACGTCGTCCGCGGGCTGGGCGAGCAACCGGTCGCATCCCAGCCGGGCTACACCCTGCCGATGCCCGTCGCCGACGACCTCAGCGCGCTGCACGCCGCGGCAGCTCTCGAGGACGCGATGTGCGCTCACTGGCGATACTGCTCCGGCCGCGTCGACGCCGTCCCGATCCGGACCTTCTGCATCGACGCGCTCACCAGCGCCGCCGGCGCAGCGGTTCGCTGGCGGCAGACCGCCGGGGTCCCGTTGTCCGTGCCCGCCTTCCCGGGGCTCGCGTGA
- a CDS encoding YlxR family protein, translating into MNPRTCIGCRQQADASELIRFVVDAADPGRLRVDPRRRLPGRGAHLHPTVSCLEAATRRRAFTRALRAAAPLRSDELERFICKMDDSMTTTRDPIGDGFR; encoded by the coding sequence ATGAACCCCCGCACCTGCATCGGATGCCGCCAGCAGGCGGACGCCAGTGAGTTGATCCGCTTCGTGGTGGACGCCGCGGACCCGGGCCGCCTTCGGGTGGATCCGAGACGGCGTCTCCCCGGCCGGGGGGCGCACCTGCATCCCACGGTGTCCTGCCTCGAAGCGGCCACTCGCAGGCGAGCGTTCACCCGAGCACTGCGTGCCGCGGCCCCGCTGCGGAGCGACGAGCTCGAGCGCTTCATCTGCAAGATGGACGACTCGATGACCACTACCCGTGACCCGATTGGTGATGGATTCCGATGA
- the nusA gene encoding transcription termination factor NusA, which yields MNVDIAALRAIEREKDISFDTVIDAIQTALLSAYRHTDGHAPRARVEIDRKTGLVQVLAQELDDEGNVAREWDDTPEDFGRIAAMTAKQVILQRLREAEQDHTFGEFVGREGDLVGGVIEADAMRNERGVVAVRLTPKLEAALPSSEQVPGESYEHGSRIKVLIVSVVRGHRGPQVTVSRSHPNLVRKLFALEVPEIADGTVEIVSIAREAGHRTKIAVRSSSREVSAKGACIGEMGARVRNVMSELQGEKIDIVDYSDDPTEFVKSALSPAQVISVHVTDRFARAARVIVPDFQLSLAIGREGQNARLAARLTGWRIDIRSDAEADGPSATAEPSGPSETPRPPRAGMPQRPNVPPRRPQPPA from the coding sequence GTGAACGTAGACATTGCCGCGCTGCGGGCGATCGAGCGAGAGAAGGACATCTCGTTCGACACCGTCATCGACGCGATCCAGACCGCGTTGCTGTCGGCCTATCGGCACACCGACGGCCATGCGCCGCGGGCGCGCGTGGAGATCGACCGCAAGACCGGCCTGGTGCAGGTGCTTGCGCAGGAGCTTGACGACGAAGGGAATGTCGCCCGCGAATGGGACGACACCCCAGAAGACTTCGGCCGGATCGCCGCGATGACCGCCAAGCAGGTGATTCTGCAGCGACTGCGAGAGGCGGAGCAGGACCACACCTTCGGCGAGTTCGTGGGTCGCGAAGGCGACCTTGTAGGCGGGGTGATCGAGGCCGACGCGATGCGCAACGAGCGGGGCGTGGTCGCCGTCCGCCTCACCCCCAAGCTGGAGGCGGCACTGCCGTCCAGCGAGCAGGTGCCGGGGGAGAGCTACGAGCACGGCAGCAGGATCAAGGTGCTGATCGTCTCGGTGGTCCGGGGGCATCGCGGACCGCAGGTGACCGTCAGCCGCAGCCACCCCAACCTGGTACGCAAGCTGTTCGCGCTCGAGGTTCCCGAGATCGCCGACGGGACCGTCGAGATCGTGTCGATCGCGCGCGAGGCGGGGCATCGCACGAAGATCGCCGTGCGCTCCAGCTCCCGAGAGGTGAGCGCGAAGGGCGCCTGCATCGGCGAGATGGGCGCCCGGGTGCGCAACGTGATGAGTGAGCTGCAGGGCGAGAAGATCGACATCGTCGACTACTCCGACGACCCAACCGAGTTCGTGAAGTCGGCGCTGTCGCCGGCGCAGGTCATCAGCGTGCACGTGACCGACCGCTTCGCGCGCGCCGCCCGCGTCATCGTGCCGGACTTCCAGTTGTCGCTGGCCATCGGCCGCGAGGGGCAGAACGCTCGGCTGGCCGCGCGGCTCACCGGCTGGCGCATCGACATCCGCAGCGATGCGGAGGCGGACGGACCCTCGGCCACCGCCGAGCCAAGCGGGCCGTCCGAGACGCCCCGGCCGCCGCGGGCCGGGATGCCGCAGCGCCCGAACGTGCCACCTCGGCGTCCGCAGCCGCCTGCCTAG